A window of Sphingorhabdus lacus contains these coding sequences:
- a CDS encoding PQQ-dependent sugar dehydrogenase, with translation MKKIPLLLCTSFLAAACQPSVSDAAPTSSGDKPFETTVVADFDEPWAMTFIPGTPYALVTEKKGKLKLWENEGAVVDVEGVPTVAYGGQGGLGDVILHPDFANNGYVYLSYAEAGEGGFGAAVARGKLDLKAAKPALTDVQVIWRQEPKVSGQGHYGHRMAFGPDGMLYISSGERQKFQPAQDLNQNLGKIVRLTDGGMVPSDNPFYDQGRIKSQIWSYGHRNPLGIAFDAQGRLWNQEMGPEGGDELNLVKKAANYGYPKVSNGRNYGAATDDLPDHAPGDGFEAPKVFWNPAISPGGLMIYSGDLFKDWKGSAFIGGLGAKALVRVKLDGESATKADQWDMGARIREVEQGPDGAIWVLEDQRAGSEGRLLKLTPKK, from the coding sequence ATGAAGAAAATCCCCCTTTTACTGTGTACCTCGTTTCTTGCCGCCGCATGCCAGCCGTCGGTCAGCGATGCGGCCCCCACCAGCAGTGGCGACAAGCCTTTTGAAACGACCGTGGTTGCCGATTTCGACGAACCTTGGGCAATGACATTCATTCCCGGCACGCCCTATGCGCTGGTTACCGAGAAAAAGGGAAAGCTGAAGCTTTGGGAAAATGAAGGCGCTGTGGTCGACGTCGAAGGCGTCCCGACCGTTGCCTATGGCGGTCAGGGCGGCCTGGGCGATGTCATTCTGCATCCCGACTTTGCCAATAATGGTTATGTCTATCTTAGCTATGCAGAGGCAGGCGAAGGCGGTTTTGGCGCGGCGGTTGCACGCGGCAAGCTGGACCTGAAAGCTGCGAAGCCGGCCTTGACCGATGTACAGGTTATCTGGCGGCAGGAACCCAAGGTGTCAGGCCAGGGCCATTATGGTCACCGCATGGCATTCGGCCCCGACGGCATGCTCTATATCAGCAGCGGCGAGCGACAGAAATTCCAGCCTGCGCAGGACCTCAACCAAAATCTGGGCAAGATCGTGCGATTGACCGACGGCGGAATGGTCCCGTCCGACAATCCCTTCTACGATCAGGGCCGCATCAAATCGCAAATCTGGTCCTATGGACACCGCAATCCCTTGGGTATCGCGTTCGATGCACAAGGTCGTTTGTGGAACCAGGAAATGGGACCTGAGGGTGGAGACGAATTGAACCTTGTCAAAAAGGCGGCAAATTACGGCTATCCCAAGGTATCCAACGGCCGCAACTATGGTGCCGCAACCGACGACTTGCCTGATCATGCACCCGGGGACGGATTTGAAGCACCCAAGGTTTTCTGGAACCCGGCAATTTCGCCGGGCGGTCTGATGATCTATTCAGGCGATCTGTTCAAAGACTGGAAAGGCAGCGCTTTCATAGGCGGCCTAGGCGCAAAGGCGCTGGTCCGGGTCAAGCTGGATGGCGAAAGTGCCACCAAGGCCGACCAATGGGACATGGGCGCGCGTATACGCGAGGTCGAACAAGGTCCCGATGGTGCGATCTGGGTGCTGGAAGACCAGCGCGCAGGTTCCGAAGGGCGGCTGTTGAAGCTCACCCCCAAGAAATAA